From Granulicella cerasi, a single genomic window includes:
- a CDS encoding MerR family transcriptional regulator, translating into MATRRKAKGAYMISAVSEMYDIHPQTLRLYEREGLLRPSRSDGNTRLYTDEDLVRLEFILNLARDLGVNIAGIGVVLQMRERMEEMNRQMQEFVGFVRTEMMTRMQQSANAQAGLVPVRRVVAVPQPPKVVAVKSAKKKSV; encoded by the coding sequence ATGGCAACACGTCGCAAAGCCAAAGGCGCGTATATGATCTCGGCGGTTAGCGAGATGTACGACATTCACCCGCAGACCCTGCGCCTGTATGAGCGCGAGGGGCTGTTGCGGCCTTCGCGTTCGGACGGTAACACGCGCCTCTACACCGACGAAGATCTTGTGCGGCTGGAGTTCATCCTGAACCTGGCGCGCGATTTAGGCGTGAACATCGCGGGTATCGGCGTGGTGTTGCAGATGCGCGAGCGCATGGAAGAAATGAACCGGCAGATGCAGGAGTTCGTCGGCTTTGTGCGCACGGAAATGATGACTCGCATGCAGCAGAGCGCGAATGCACAGGCGGGGTTGGTGCCGGTGCGTCGTGTGGTGGCGGTGCCGCAGCCGCCGAAGGTGGTGGCTGTGAAGTCGGCGAAGAAGAAGTCCGTTTAG